The Hymenobacter swuensis DY53 genome includes the window GCGCGGAGTGGAAAGGCAGTGAGAAGTTCTATGGTGTGCTTACTGGCGGAATAGAGCCATAAAAAAGGCCCGCATTACCGAATGGTAGTGCGGACCTTTTTTATGATGCTTTTCAGTGTGGCCGGAAAAGTTCTATGGCCTTCAATGCCTTACTAATTCAACGATACTTGGCCCAGATCAGTGCTTTGGTCGTTGACCACGTTTACGTTAGGCAATACCTTGCTCTTGTACGCAGGTTGGCCAACTGGTGCAACAGTAGTCGGGTAGAGCTCGACGCGGTAAGTGCCGGAGGGCAAGGCGTAGAGTTGAAACGCGCCGGACGCATCAGCGGTAGTGCTGAACGTGTCGGGTAAGGTGATGGAAGAACGGATAGCCAACACCTGCGGCAGGGCCGCTGCCGGTGTTATTGTCCCGCGCAGACCACCTTTAATATCTTGGGCAACCACCCGCACTACAGGCTTGAGCAGATACCGTTCCTTCTTATCGTTGTTGGGGTTCCAGTTGCCGCGCTCTACGATGGACTTCGCTACGTCGAAATCCAGCAGGAGCTGGTAGGTTTCCCGGTTGCGGAGCGTGGCTTTGTCCAGCTTGAGCTTCACCCCGGAGGTCTGGCCGCTGGGCGTTTTCAGATCATAGCGCTGACCGTCCCGGCCGATGACGTAGCTGTTGGGGCCGAGCAACAGGCGAATTTCTTTCAGGTCGCCGGCGGCGAAATCGGTATTAACTAGCAAGGCCGACCGACCGTTAACGTATTCCATCACGTTGATGGCTTGGGCCTGGAACGGGAGCGTCTGCCACCCGTCGGGGTTGCCCTCATCCAAGGTGTGTACTTCAATTTGACGCACATCCAGTACCACGGACTGGAAGTCGCCGGGGGCATCCATCAAGCGCACCTCAAGTTTGGCATTGCCAGCCGAGTTATTGTCGTTGCTACAGGCGGCCAGCCATAGGGGGGCCGATAAGAGCGCGTATGCGAAGGGGCGAAAAACAGTCATGGGAAGAACGGTTTGGACAAAAAAGAACAGCTGATACCTGTACGAGGTATCAGCTGCCTGGGTGTAGCAAGAAGCTGGCCAGGTAAAGCCGCTTCAACGCGTAGGCTAAAATTCTATTGTCCCGTTCCGGTGCTATCGGTTTGGGTAGGCGCCTTGGGTTCTTCGGTGGGAGAAGGATCAGGCTTGGGAGCTTCGGCGGGTTTGGGGGCCGGCTTGGGTTTGCCGAAAAGGATGTTGTTGAGGCCCTGCTTGGCTTTGTCCTGCAACTTAGCTTGGGCTTCGAGGCGCTTCTTTTCCAGCTCCTGCTGTGCCTTGAGCGTGAACTCCTGCTGCTTGCGCTGCAACTCGCGCTGAAGACTGTCCTGAGCGACTTTGGCGCGGGCTTGTAGTTGCAGCTTCGCGTCATCTACCTTGGCTTGCACGATATTCTGGACGAGGTCTTTGGCTTGGGCTTTCACGCTACCAGTGGTGAGCTTCACCACCGGGTTTTTCATAGTGCCGCCGATATTAAGGCCCAGCGTCACACGGTCAGTGCCTTTGAGGTTCTGCACGCCGGTCAGCTGGGTGAGCTTGCTGTTGAGCTGGTTGCCAACCTGGCCGGTGGGCACGTTGAGGGCGGTTACGTATTCTAGGTTGCCGTTCACATTGCTGGAACCACCCACTGTCATTTTGATCTGGCCCACAGTGAAGTCGAAGGGCTTTACGATGAAGTTGCCATTGAGAATTTCGGCAGCCACATCCTTGTTCTCCACTACCAGTCGCTTTAACTCCTGGAATTGGGTCAGGTTACTGATCTGGTTGAGCGCAGTGGAGTTGCCTACAGCGGCTCTTATTACTTCAAACAGGCCCTTGCCGGTGAGGGTGCTGTACACGGGCATCATATCGGGGCCCATTTCCCCGCTCACGTTAAAGTTAGTGGAGAAGATGCCATCTACTTGCGAGGCCAGCGGCACCAGCGTCTTGATGGAGTTGAAGGCCTTGAAGGCGTTCTGGAAGTTGAGATTTTTGATGTTGAGCCCGAAGTTGAATTTCGGGTGCGCCAGGTTTTTGCTGCTGTAGCTGCCGTTGGTGGCAAACGCGCCGCCGAGGGTGTTAAAGGTCAGGTTGGAGAGGGTGGCCGTCTCGTCGCGAACGGTGACGGTGCCCTTCACGTTATCCAGCTTCAGGTTGTCGTACACCACTTGGCCCACGGTGGAGTTCAGGGCCAGATCCACAAACTTGGGAATCTGCAGAACGCCCTGGGCGGTGGCGGGGGCAGTGCCGCCGATAGCAGTGGTCTGGCCACTCACTTCATCCACCATCCACTCGTTTACATTGAAGCGGGAGCTGTTCACGGTGAGGGCGCCGCGCAGCGGCTGGCCGGGCGTGAACAGGTAGCCCATGTAGTTGGACAGGGTGCCGGAGGCCGCAATATCCGACGAACCCACCGAGCCGGTCATGTTCCGGAGGGCAATCTGGTTATTGTTGAAGGTGGCCGTGGCCTGGGTCACTTTCATACCCTGGGGCAGGTCGGTGCTCTTGTAAGTGACGTTGCGGGCATTCACCGTGCCCGAGGCTACTACTGATTGGTAGCGGCCAGCTTCGATGTCGGCCATGTTGCCTTTGGCCGCCACGTTGCCGTTGAGGCGGCCCGTTACGGTCATGCCCTGCAGCGGGAAGATGCGGGTGAGCTTGGTCAGGTCCACGGTGCCGTGCACGTCGGTATCGAAGGCAAGCTTATCCACGCCCTGAGTGGCCACGCGGCCTTCCAGCGGCTCGCCGTCCAGCAGCATCCGGAACTGCGGAATGCTCACGCGGGTGTCGTTGAGTTGGCCGGTGGGATTCGTGACGGTGCCGTTGAGGGTTAGGTTTTCAATGGATGCCGGGAACTGCTTGCTCTTGACGTAGCCATTGGTCAGATTCAAACGGGCCTGCACCACGGGCATCTGGGTTTTCGAGTACACGCCCTTGGCCGTAGCATCCACGAACAGCTTGCCGCGCAGCAGCAGGTCCTGCACGGGGTACACCTTTATCATTTCGGCCAGGTCCACGTTGGCCTTCACGCGGCCGTCCACCTTCATCGGCTCCAGCCCGTCGATGGCCACGTTGCCGTCGATGGGGTTGGTGCCCAAGTCTAAGTGAAACTGCTTCACGTTTACCTTCACGTTGTTGGTGAAGCCCGAGGGGTTATCCACCACCATGTCTACGTTGATGTTGCGGGCCTGCTGGGGCAACTGTGGGTATTTGAAGCTGCCATTCTTCACCTGCAGGTTCACGCCGTAGCCGGGCATCTTCACCGCGTTCTGTACACCCTTGAAATAACCATCAAAGGCCACCTTACCGCTGGCGTTCAGGTCCTTGAACTGCGCGTTGTAGGCCCCGGGCACCAGGCTCAGCAGGGTTTTGAAGTCGGTTTCGAGGGCCTTGAAGGTGAGGTCATAGGTGATGTCGGTGTCATTGGGCAGCCCGATGGTGCCCTGGAAGGTGGCTGGAAAGTCGTTCAGCTTCACCTTGTTGTCCTTGAACGTGAACAGCATCTTGTCCAGGTTCATGGCCAGGGTCACATCGGCGTCGAGGCGCTTGTTGGTCACGTACTCGGTGCCGTCGTACTGCATCGAGAAGCTTTCGGCCGTGGTCTGGCTGACCATATCGAAGATGTTCTGCTCGAAGTCGCCGGAACCCGAGTGGTTCACTCCCCGCAGCTGCATGCCGAAGGGAATGCTCAGGTCCTCGTAGCGCAGGCGGCCGTTATTAATATGCCAGCCCTGAATGGCCAGGCTCACGGCCGTAGTATCCTGCCCCTTGGCCGCCGCCGCCGAGTCCGACACGTACACGTCCCAGTTGGCCCGGCCGCTTTTCAACACCTTAATATGCAGGTCGGGCTGCTCCAGCGTGATGTTCTTGATTTTAATCTGGCTGCCGCGCACCACGCTCATCAGGTCCAGGCCCACCCGCACCTCGGGCAGGTAGGCCAGCGTATCGCGGGCAAAGGAATCCTGGCCAATCACGCGGAGTTGGTTCAGGCGCAAAGCCAAGTCGGGGAAGGTGCTGAGCAGGGTCACGTCCACATTAGCCGGGTCGTACTCCACCTTGGCCCGCACCCGCTGGGCCAGTTGCTGGTCTAAAGCAGCCTTAATCTTATCCTTGAACAGTACCGGGGCCAGGGCCAGGGCCGCTACTAGCAGAACCAGGAAAATCAGCAATCCGACAAAGAATTTGCGCATAGTGGTAGGAGGAAGGGAGAAGCAGAAACCGGCGTAACGGCGGAAAAAGGTGGCAGTCAGCTGGGTAAGGCAGTTGGCAAAAGTAAAACGAAACCAGCCGGAAGCCCGGCCGGAAGAGTAAAAAACCGGGCCAGAAGTTGCTATAAACGCACCGGCTAGTGGGCTTGGTGCCGAAAATCAGGAAAGAAAATGCCACTTTACACGCGTAGCAGTGGACCAACGCGTACCAAAGCTTCCGGTTCGCACGTTATGGTAGCAGCATTATGAGAGGTTTACGTCAGGTCCAGCATGCTCAGCGCCTGCGCTTCCGGAAACGGGGGCTGCTGCTGGCCGTTTGCGTAACGGGCGTAACCGGTGCGCATGCCCAGGACCTTTATTTTGCCCAGCCCTACGCCAACCGAATGCAGCTGAACCCGGCCTACGCCGGCCTGCTCGACGATTACAGCGTGACGCTCAGCTACCGCAACCAGTTTCCCACACTGGCCGGCACCTTTCAAACCAGCCAGTTGGCCGCCGACTACCGTTTCCGGGACCAGCGCAGCGCCGCCGGCCTGCTGGTGAACTACGACCGGACGGGCGGCGTGGGGTACACGCGCTTCCAGGCGGGCGGTGTGTATGCCTACCACCTGCGGCTGAACGAACAGTTGAGCCTGAGCGGCGGGGCCTCGGTGAGCTACGGCCTGCAACGCGTGAGCTACGGCAATCTGGTATTTGGCGACCAGTTGGGAGATGACGGGGTGGAGCGCGAATTCAGTCTGGAGGTAGCCGATTACCAGCCGGTGCATTACGTGACGGGCAGCGTAGGCGGGCTGCTGTATGGGGAGCGGTTCTGGCTGGGCGTTGCGGCCCACCACCTAAACCAACCGGATCTGGCTTTCGTCACGCAAACCACGCTGCCGCTGCGCCTTAACCTGCAGGGAGGATATAAACTGTACTTTGCCCGGACAACTGAAAAGCAACAGGATCGGGAAATCAGCCTAGCGCCAACGGCCGGCTACACCCGGCAGGGCGGCACCCAACGGGCGGAAGCCGGGTTGTACTTTACGACGACCCCGCTCACGCTCGGGGCCGTGTACCGGGGCCTGCCGCTACCCGGCGCAACGCGGCCGCAGCAGATCCTAACGGCTATTGCCGGGGTAAGCGTGGGCAGCTTTCGGCTAGGCTACAGCTACGACATGAGCCTCAGCCGGTTCAGCAACGATTTGGGTGGGACCCACGAAATTTCGCTGGCCCTACGAGAGTTCGATTCGCTGGAAGCGGCCTGGCGTCGGCTAAAACGCCGTAATTACCCGATAATTCCTTGCCCAGCCTTCTAAATTTTTGTATTATTGCAGCCGACTTGCCTTGTCTAAACGCTTTTCTAACAGGTAGTTTCAACTTGATCATGAATTTTTCCAAGTACCTGCGCTTTGCTGTAGTGGGAGCCTGCGCCCTGGCCGCCTGTAAAGGTGGTCCGCCCACGGCTACCAAACCCGGTAAGTACAGCTCCACGACGGGCATTGAGTACAATACCGAGGAAGGTATGAAGGTGTCTGACTACCAAGGCATCCCGGATGGCCCCGGTCTGGTGTTTATCGAAGGTGGCCGCACCGTGCTGGGGTCTGCCGAAGAGGACATTGCCATGACCCACGACAACATGGAGCGCACCGTCACGCTGGCTTCCTTCTATATGGATGAAGCCGAGGTGGCCAACATCCACTGGCTGGAGTACCTGCACTACGTGCGCAAGGACTCGTCGGAAGAATTCTACCAGTCGGCTTTGCCCGACACCACCGTGTGGGCCCGTGAGCTGTCGTTCAACGACCCCTACGTGGATTACTACCTGCGCTACCCCGGCTTCCGCTACTTCCCCGTGGTGGGCGTGAGCTGGTTGCAGGCCAACGACTATTGCACCTGGCGTACGGCTAAGGTAAACGAGCGTCTGGCCGGCGAGAGCGGCGGCGGTGACGACAGCGGCAGCAGCAGCGGCGGCGGACTGTTCGGCAGAAAGAAGAAGAAAGGCGACAGCGGCGACGCGGCAGAAGGCACGTCAGAAGACGGTGGCGGCACCAAGATTGCCATCGAGAACGGCAACACCTTGCCCAACTACCGCCTGCCTACCGAGGCAGAGTGGGAGTATGCAGCCCAAGCTCTCATCGGGACCCAGGAAACCGGCAACGAAAACCAGGAGAACAAGCGCATCTACCCGTGGGATGGTCGTCAGGTGCGGAACCCGTACGGCAAAGGCATGGGCCAGTTCCTGGCTAACTTCAAGCGTGGCCGTGGTGACTACGCCGGTATTGCTGGCTCGCTCAACGACGGCGCCATGATTACGGAGTACATCTACAACTACCCGCCTAACGACTACGGCCTGTACAACATGTCGGGCAACGTGAACGAGTGGGTGCAGGATATCTACCGCCCGCTCTCGTACGAAGACGTGGAAGATCTGAACCCCTTCCGTCGGAACGGCTTCCTTGACCCCACCGAGAAGTACGACAAGAAAGGCTACCAGTCGCTCATCGATGACCACGTACGCGTGTACAAAGGCGGTTCATGGCGCGATGTAGCCTACTGGCTCTCGCCCGGTACGCGTCGTTTCATGGCCGAAGACTCGGCTACCGCTACCATCGGTTTCCGTTGCGCCATGATCAACGCCGGCTCGAACAAATAAGCATCACGGATTCGTTCTTAATGCAGACAGCCCACTCAATCGAGTGGGCTGTTTTCGTTTTATGGCTTCCGTGGTAAAGACAAACCTGACAATATTTCGAAATGGCTGGCCGGCCAGCGTTATCCTAAAATTGGTGTAGGACGATATTAGTCGCCCCTGGTCAGTAGAACGAATCCGTGTAATCCGGAAAATCCGGCTACATCCGTGATTAGCGGTCGGCGGTGGCGATGGTGGCGATGCTGACTTCGCGGGCTCCGGCGGCGAGGAGCACGGCACAGCAGGCTTCGAGTGTGGCACCGGTGGTCAGTACGTCATCAACCACCAGAACACGCTGGCCGTGTACTAGATTCGGCTCGGCCACTTCGAATACGGTTTCCACGTTTTCCCAGCGTTCCATGCGGTTTTTGCGGGTCTGGGACTTAGTGTTCATAACGCGGTGCAGGGCGGCGGCGTGCCAGGGCAGCTGCAGGCCCTGCGCCAGGCCCTCAGCGAAGCTGTCGGCTTGGTTGTAGCCGCGCTGGGCCAGCTTGCGGGCGTGCAGCGGCACCGGCACAATGAGGTCAAAAGCAGCCTGCAGTCCGGCTTCCGTGAGCTCCTGCCCGTACCAGCGGCCCAGCACGCGGCCTACGTCCTGCTGGCCCTGGTACTTGAGTTGGTGGAGCAGGTGCTGCACCCGGCCGTGCTTTTGAAAGCGCAGGTAACTGAGCGTATGCTGTACGGGCAGCTTGCCCCAGAAACGGCGGGCCAGCGGGTTCTGGTCAGGGGGGAGGCGGTGATAGTCGGCATAGGGCAGCTGGGCGCGGCAGCCGGTGCAGAGGTGGTCTTCGCCCCGAGCCAACGGGTCGTGGCAGGCCAGACACACGCGTGGGAAAATGAGCCCGACGAAATCGGAGAGGATAGCGGGTAACGGCATCAGCAAAGAACGGATAGCGGGCGAATAGCGGGCACGGCGCGGGCCGTGGGAAACTTCTCCCTAATTTTAGGGTTTAAAGCCGACTTTCAAAAGCGCCCGTCCGGGTGCTGCTCACGCTTCAACTACGCCCATTTATATGAGCCTCGTTTCTGAATTCAACGATTACCGCCAGCGGATGAATGAAAAAATCCTGGCGGCCGATAACAAGGTCATCAAGCGGTTCTTCAACCTCGACACCAATACCTACCAGGAGGGGGCCCTCGACGTGAAAACCAAGGAGATTGTAGGCCTGGCCTGCTCCATGGTGCTGCGCTGCGACGACTGCATCAAGTATCACTTGGGCAAATGCTTTGAGGAAAAGCTCACCGACGAGGAAGTATACGAGGTGTTTGCCATTGCCAACCTCATCGGGGGCAGCATTGTGATTCCGCACTTCCGCCGGGCCGTGGAGTATTGGGAGGCCCTGAAGGAGGAGGCCGTAACGCCTGCCCCCGAGCATTCGCACGACGCGTAATGCTGGACCCGCAGGAAACCGAAGCCCAGTTTGAGCAGCGCTGGTGGGAATTGATGAACGAGTTGCGCGTCCGCTTCGGCAAAAAGCCCGACATCAACGCGCTACTGCTGCTTATTGGGGTGCAGGAGCTGGGGCAGGGAGCCGGGCCGTTCACCAAAGAGCAGAAGCAGGACCTGATGCATATTGCTACCTGTCGGTTGTTCAGCATTTCGGGATACTATGAGCTGGAACGGGTAGACGAGGAGGGTTGGCCCCACTACCGCCTGCTGCAGCAACTGCCCTTCAGCAATCTGAAGGAGCAGGAGCGGATGCTGAAATGGCACATGCTGGAATACTTCGACGAACAGGAACAGCTGTAAGTGAACATCATCTCCTATAACCTCAACGGGCTACGCTCAGCCCTCAGCAAAGGCCTGGCCGAATGGGTGCAGCAAACGCGGCCCGATGTGCTTTGCGTACAGGAAATCAAGGCCGGTCGGGAGGTGCTCGATGTGTCAGCACTGACGGAACTGGGCTACCACGCCTACCTGTATCCAGCCCAGAAGCCGGGGTATAGCGGTGTGGCCATCTTCTCGCTGGAAAAGCCTCAGGCCGTGACCGAAGGCTGCGGCCAGGGCTGCTACGACGACGAGGGGCGGGTGCTGCGCTTGGATTTCGAGCATTGCTCGGTACTGAATACCTACATGCCTTCCGGCACCAGTGGGCCGGAGCGGCAGGCGTTTAAGGTGGAGTGGCTGCGCTTTTTCCGGCGCTACGTGCAGGAGCTGCAGGCGGCCGGTGTGCCGCCGCTGGTTATTGCCGGGGATTTCAACTGCTGCCAAGCAGAAATTGACATTCGCAACGCCAAGACCAACCAGAATAGCCCCGGCTTCACCCCCGAGGAGCGGCAGTGGTTCAAGGACTTCCTGGCTGACGGCTTTACCGACTCGTTCCGTCACCACCACGGCCCTGTGCCCGACCGGTACTCGTGGTGGACGTACCGGGGTGGGGCTCGGGCCCGTAATGTAGGTTGGCGGCTGGATCATCTGCTGGTAGATAATGCCTTAGTGCCGCACATTCGCCACGCCGATTTACTGCACGACGTCGTGCATTCAGACCACTGCCCGGCTCAGCTGGAGCTACAGTTCTAGAGCACGCCGACAACAGAATTCCGTACCCAGAAAGAAGAACGCCATTCCGATTCTAACTCGGAATGGCGTTCTTCTTTCTGGGTACGGGCCGGTTAACTGGCCAAGAGCATTTCGGCTACTTCGCGGCCGGAAGCCAGGGCGGCGTTGAGAGAAGGGTAGGCGGCGTAGTCGCCGCAGCGGTAAAGGTGGTCCTGAATTTTGAGCGACTGGCGTACCGACTGTCCGGCCGGGTATTCAGGCAGGGCGTATGGAATGTCGTAGGTGCGCAGGTGTTGCCACTGGGCCGCCTCGGGGCCGAACCAGTCGGTTAGCTCCTGACGGAGCCGGGCGGTAAGGTCGGCTTCGGAGAGGCCATGCTCGCCGTGGGTGCTCACCGAAACAAGCCGATGGCCGGCCGGAGCATAGGCCGAGGCTACATCCGAGGGGAAAGCCACATTGTGGGCCAAGGCCGTGGAGGAGGCGTTGAGCCGCAGCAGCTTGTCGGCGCGGCCTTTGGCGGCGGGGGCGGCAAAGTACGTGCAGGTGGTGCGCCGCCAGGCCCGCGGTGGCGTGGACACCGGCGGCTCGGGCAGCAGGTGGGCAGCGGCTTCGCCATCCACGGCCAACACTACGGTAGATGCCCGGAGCGTTTCGCCGCTCTGAAGCTGGACGCTGGTGCCTTCCAGGGTCGCTACGGGCGTGTTCAGCCGCACGGTGCCGGTGGGCAGGCGGGCGGCCAGCTGCTCAGGAATCTGCTGCATGCCCAGGGCCGGCACTACGGCCTCGCCCTCCACAAACTGCTTGAACACGAACTCAAAGAAATTGGCCGCCGTGCTTAGGCCGCGGTCCAGGAATACGCCCCCAAAAAATGGCCGGAAGAAGTTTTGAATCATCTGCTCGCTCCAGCCATATTGGCGTAGGAAGGTAAGCGTGTCCACCTCGTTGGTGGAGTTGCGGCTCAGCAGCTGCTGGCTGGTAAACCGCCGCACGTGCTGCACCATGCTCACGATGCGCAGCTTATCGGGCAAAGAGCCAATGCGCGAGGTAAGGGCTGAAAAAGCCGCAGCGGGCTGCTGCAAGGGGTTCTGCAGGGTGGTTTGCTTGCCATCGGGAAGTCGGATGACGGCCCCGGAGCGGAAGGCCTTCAGGTGGAGCGCCCCGTAGTCGATGAGGCGCTCCACTTCGGGGTAGCGGGTAAGCAGTACCTGAAAGCCCCGGTCGAGGCGGAAGCCTTCGGGCGTCACATCGGTGCGCACACGCCCACCCACGGCGTCGGCGGCTTCCAGCACCAGCACGGGTCGGCCGGCGCGGTGCAGGTAGTTGGCGCAGGAAAGGCCCGCCATACCCGCACCGATGATAATAATGGGAAGTTGTGTAGAGTTGGCTGAAGTCATAGGTAGCGCAAACTGAAAAGCGACTTCGAAGGTTGGCTCGGGCAGCTAAAATAGTGGCTTACGTTTCTTCATCACCTTACGGGTTTTCATCGTCCAGTGCTCGGCCACGCCGGAACGTTGCAGGCTCACGCGCCATACGCCCATCGGCTGGCCTAGCTGGTAACCGGTGGCCTGGTCCTGGGGGTATTGCTTTTTGATCAGGGCATAATCGGCGACCGGAATATCCTGGCCTACTGTTCCGTGGCAGCGCAGACAGAGCTTATCCTGCAGCACCAAAGGGCGCTGGTACGTAAATAGCTCGTTACCGGGGCGGGACACGTGGCGGGTGGTGTCGGCGGGATTTTGCTCGGCGGCCGTGAGGGAAGCCTGGTGAGCCGGGTTGCGCGAGCGGTTGCTTACTCTGCTGAGGGAAGCCTGCAATACCTTCGCCAGCGAGTCGGTAGCGGGTAGGGTTTCGGGGCGGCAGTAGGGCAGGGCGGCGGCCACGCCGCCTTCCTGCAGCTTCTGGGCCAGCACTGTGCGCAGCTCCCGCTCGGCCGTGCGCGTGAGCGAGTCGCCGGCCCAGCGGGTGGCCCGTAGCAGGTCTTTGGGCATGATGCGCTTGACTTCCCAGTTTGCCGCCTCCACGGCCAGCTCCTTGGTGTTGCTGAGGTGTTCTACTTGGTCGGGCCGGCAGGCCGCCAGCAGGGGCAGAAGCAGGAGGGAGCGGAAGAGTGGGCGCATGGGTGGGAGGTATGGAGTGGAGAAATCACCTGTCATCCTGAGCAGAGCGAAGGATCTTGTCACGTTTGGTTTGCTTTCAAACAGTGCATTGCAGCGTGATAAGGTCCTTCGCTCTGCTCAGAATGACAGGGCGGGTAATGACCAGTAGCGTAACAGCCAACAACGCATTTACTCCCACAAATATGCCCGCAAGGCTTCGTATTCCGGCTCCAGTAAGGTACTTTGCTTGGGTCGGCTCATAAGGTCGACTAGTTCGGCGGGAAGGGGCACCGGCTGGCCGGTGGCGGCTTCCACGGCCTCAGGGAATTTCACCGGGTGGGCGGTTTCGAGGAACAGGCCGCGCTGGGCCGGGTGGTGGCGCAGATAATCTTCCAGCGCAAAGTAAGCCACGGCCCCGTGCGGGTCGAGTACGTAGCCGGTTTCTTGGGACACCCGGGCAATGGTGGCCGTGGTGTCGGCGTCCGACACGGTGTAGCCGCTCAGCAGCTTGCGCAGCACCGGGTACTGGTGCCCGAACAGCTCCAGCATGCGGCCGAAGTTGCTCGGGTCGCCCACGTCCATGGCGTTGGAGAGGGTGGCCACGGCCGGCTGGGCGGCATAGTGGCCCGACTGCAGGTAGCGGGGCACGGTGTTGTTCTGGTTGCAGGCCGCCACGAAGTGGGTCACCGGCAGCCCCGAGGCGTAGGCCAGCAGCCCGGCGCATAGGTTGCCGAAGTTGCCGCTGGGCACGGCCACCACCGGTGGCTGCGCGTGGGGCCACTGGGCCAGCGCCGCCACGTAGTAGACCTGCTGGGGCAGCCAGCGGGCCACGTTGATGGAGTTGGCCGAGGTAAGCTGCCGCCGCTGGCGCAACGCGTCGTCGCGGAAGGCCTGCTTCACCAGCCGCTGGCAGTCGTCGAAGTTACCGCGTACCTCCAGGGCCCGGATGTTCTGGCCCAGGGCCGTGAGCTGCTGCTCCTGCACCGGACTCACCCGGCCCTGCGGATACAGAATCACCACCTCCACGCCCGGCACTCCCAGAAACCCGCTGGCCACGGCCCCGCCGGTGTCGCCGGAGGTAGCCACCAGCACCGTAACGGGCCGGGTTTCGTGGCGGGAGAAGTAGCCCAGGCAGCGGCTCATGAACCGCGCCCCCACGTCCTTGAACGCCAGCGTGGGCCCGTGAAACAGCTCCAGCGCGCTGATGCGGTCCGTTACGGGCACCACGGGCAGCGGGAAATCCACAGTTTCGGCGCAGATGCGGGCCAGCTCCGGCTCCGCAATGGCGCTGCCCACGTAGGGTCGCAGCACAGTCAGGGCCAGCTCGGCCGGCGTCAGGTGGGGCAGCCGGGTCAGGAACTCGGCCGGGAAGCGCGGAATGGTTTCGGGGAAGTACAGGCCCCCGTCAGGGGCCTGCCCCGCCACGGCCGCCGTCCGAAAATCAACGGGCTCCGATTGGCGGTTGAGGCTATAGTAGTGCATGGCGGTTGAGTGGTGAAGGCCGATATAGAGACGCGACACTTCGCGTCTTCTCGTTGCTGATGTTGTTTGGTTGGTTGGTTGGTTGGTTGGCGCAAGTCCGGGTCGTTCAACGACGAGACGCGAAGTGTCGCGTCTCTACATCAGGCAGAATCCGGCAGCCGGTTGTGTTAATGGTCGTTTGGTACACATAGTAATCCAGGCCCAGCTGCTCGTAGGTAGTGCGCATTACCTTGGCCACGGCCTGGGCGGTGGCTTCGTGCTGGCTGAGCATGAACAGGGAGGGGCCCGAGCCGGAAATGCCGCCGCCCAGCGCCCCGGCGGCGCGGCTGCCGCTTTTCACTTGCTCAAACCCCGGAATCAGGATACTGCGCACGGGCTCCACAATCACGTCTTCCAGGGCCCGACCGATGAGGGCGTAATCGTGTTTGAGCAGACCGGCTACCAGCGCGCCCACGTTGCCCCACTGCCGCACAGCGTCGCGCAGGGGCACCTGCTGCTTGAGAATCTGGCGGGCGTCGGAGGTTTTTACCTCAATCTGGGGGTGCACTACCGTCACGAATAAGGGCGGGGCATCCAGTGGCACCACGTCGGGGGCGGGCGTGGTGGAGCGGATGAGCGTGACACCACCGTAGATGGCCGGGGCGATGTTGTCGGCGTGACGCACGCCGGAGGCCACTTCCTCCCCGTACATGGCAAACTCCACCAGCTCAGCCTGCGTGAATCGGTTACCAAGCAGGTGGTTCAGCCCCACCACGGCCCCCGCCGCGCTGGCCG containing:
- a CDS encoding ComF family protein, with the translated sequence MPLPAILSDFVGLIFPRVCLACHDPLARGEDHLCTGCRAQLPYADYHRLPPDQNPLARRFWGKLPVQHTLSYLRFQKHGRVQHLLHQLKYQGQQDVGRVLGRWYGQELTEAGLQAAFDLIVPVPLHARKLAQRGYNQADSFAEGLAQGLQLPWHAAALHRVMNTKSQTRKNRMERWENVETVFEVAEPNLVHGQRVLVVDDVLTTGATLEACCAVLLAAGAREVSIATIATADR
- a CDS encoding carboxymuconolactone decarboxylase family protein, which produces MSLVSEFNDYRQRMNEKILAADNKVIKRFFNLDTNTYQEGALDVKTKEIVGLACSMVLRCDDCIKYHLGKCFEEKLTDEEVYEVFAIANLIGGSIVIPHFRRAVEYWEALKEEAVTPAPEHSHDA
- a CDS encoding exodeoxyribonuclease III, with protein sequence MNIISYNLNGLRSALSKGLAEWVQQTRPDVLCVQEIKAGREVLDVSALTELGYHAYLYPAQKPGYSGVAIFSLEKPQAVTEGCGQGCYDDEGRVLRLDFEHCSVLNTYMPSGTSGPERQAFKVEWLRFFRRYVQELQAAGVPPLVIAGDFNCCQAEIDIRNAKTNQNSPGFTPEERQWFKDFLADGFTDSFRHHHGPVPDRYSWWTYRGGARARNVGWRLDHLLVDNALVPHIRHADLLHDVVHSDHCPAQLELQF
- a CDS encoding protoporphyrinogen/coproporphyrinogen oxidase; translated protein: MTSANSTQLPIIIIGAGMAGLSCANYLHRAGRPVLVLEAADAVGGRVRTDVTPEGFRLDRGFQVLLTRYPEVERLIDYGALHLKAFRSGAVIRLPDGKQTTLQNPLQQPAAAFSALTSRIGSLPDKLRIVSMVQHVRRFTSQQLLSRNSTNEVDTLTFLRQYGWSEQMIQNFFRPFFGGVFLDRGLSTAANFFEFVFKQFVEGEAVVPALGMQQIPEQLAARLPTGTVRLNTPVATLEGTSVQLQSGETLRASTVVLAVDGEAAAHLLPEPPVSTPPRAWRRTTCTYFAAPAAKGRADKLLRLNASSTALAHNVAFPSDVASAYAPAGHRLVSVSTHGEHGLSEADLTARLRQELTDWFGPEAAQWQHLRTYDIPYALPEYPAGQSVRQSLKIQDHLYRCGDYAAYPSLNAALASGREVAEMLLAS
- a CDS encoding Tll0287-like domain-containing protein, whose amino-acid sequence is MRPLFRSLLLLPLLAACRPDQVEHLSNTKELAVEAANWEVKRIMPKDLLRATRWAGDSLTRTAERELRTVLAQKLQEGGVAAALPYCRPETLPATDSLAKVLQASLSRVSNRSRNPAHQASLTAAEQNPADTTRHVSRPGNELFTYQRPLVLQDKLCLRCHGTVGQDIPVADYALIKKQYPQDQATGYQLGQPMGVWRVSLQRSGVAEHWTMKTRKVMKKRKPLF
- the thrC gene encoding threonine synthase, with product MHYYSLNRQSEPVDFRTAAVAGQAPDGGLYFPETIPRFPAEFLTRLPHLTPAELALTVLRPYVGSAIAEPELARICAETVDFPLPVVPVTDRISALELFHGPTLAFKDVGARFMSRCLGYFSRHETRPVTVLVATSGDTGGAVASGFLGVPGVEVVILYPQGRVSPVQEQQLTALGQNIRALEVRGNFDDCQRLVKQAFRDDALRQRRQLTSANSINVARWLPQQVYYVAALAQWPHAQPPVVAVPSGNFGNLCAGLLAYASGLPVTHFVAACNQNNTVPRYLQSGHYAAQPAVATLSNAMDVGDPSNFGRMLELFGHQYPVLRKLLSGYTVSDADTTATIARVSQETGYVLDPHGAVAYFALEDYLRHHPAQRGLFLETAHPVKFPEAVEAATGQPVPLPAELVDLMSRPKQSTLLEPEYEALRAYLWE